From Drosophila virilis strain 15010-1051.87 chromosome X, Dvir_AGI_RSII-ME, whole genome shotgun sequence, the proteins below share one genomic window:
- the LOC6631817 gene encoding uncharacterized protein produces MNASVCVMVTVLTEQEERRQLNLHSKHFSGNYSSGCGSSCNCNCNCSCNCNCGCNCDYAYNCVCPNWDMSSHMQSMDPNMRSHNSRALHLRELSRNAPLEQVVRQIALQLRLEHVFWSHDVAGGQLQARFDLVQDERYECLLCTLQDWGIGERPGTHVTAINCLETRVKLSPTPGTYGGGGSGAGAVGLGVAAAAAGAAAGTSGTDAGAAPGAGAKEQNEGQRLGWQNFMDSVRCRLNVNQVVRVVRRDATINFDFVVLLMAAALLSCVGLVENSFLFLSSSMLISPLMGPIIAAIFGSVIGDRGLRWLGIKNELIGIAISVVTGFIFGGAICLCGLGRFFMLSTGFTEEIISRCDTHSLAIGLCTALASGAAAAIGVLGGNTGSLVGVAISASLLPPAVNAGLLWAIALCTRVLHIDQELLKGLSKHREYSPHLHIELFVCATVSMALTLLNVVCVWLMGVVVLRIKEVAPAVQRDQQFWRHDVRLAREVALRDPELHSAIDRLDLDERRQVDLDAPQYQHTWSPGTVRPRLRPEARACQGKDNSSNYHTVHGFQDFCITLHKLNSELPRRPSPALPSFLDVFTPLEQAEHSPTAVVIGTQPPQSPALAQPEPQMLPSGSGINNYRSLPDLRQASYLPQDAQRPLELSDPEPHTKSKISRCVHWSVERRQPLYENPELSPLPSSSMDALQRAGLSQVLVPLPLDRRLRLMSSRQSEESDECDYQHEFNV; encoded by the coding sequence ATGAATGCCTCCGTTTGCGTCATGGTGACGGTGCTCACCGAGCAGGAGGAGAGACGCCAGCTGAATCTGCACAGCAAACACTTTTCCGGCAACTACTCGAGCGGATGTGGCAGCAGCTGTAACTGCAATTGTAACTGtagctgtaactgtaactgtggCTGTAACTGTGATTATGCCTATAACTGTGTCTGTCCCAACTGGGACATGAGCAGCCATATGCAGAGTATGGACCCAAATATGCGGTCACACAACAGCCGAGCTCTGCACCTGCGGGAGCTGTCAAGAAATGCACCACTGGAGCAGGTGGTACGCCAGATTGCCCTGCAGTTGCGGCTGGAGCACGTGTTTTGGTCACACGACGTAGCTGGTGGACAGTTACAGGCGCGCTTTGATCTTGTGCAGGATGAGCGCTACGAGTGTCTACTTTGCACGCTGCAGGATTGGGGTATTGGTGAGCGGCCGGGCACACATGTGACTGCTATCAATTGCCTGGAGACGCGTGTCAAGCTCAGCCCGACACCAGGCACCTATGGAGGAGGAGGAAGCGGAGCAGGAGCAGTAGGATTAGGAgtagcagctgccgcagctggaGCGGCAGCTGGCACGTCAGGCACAGATGCTGGCGCTGCACCTGGCGCTGGCGCCAAGGAACAAAACGAGGGACAGCGTCTGGGCTGGCAGAATTTTATGGACTCGGTGCGCTGCCGCCTTAATGTGAATCAGGTGGTGCGCGTGGTGCGGCGCGATGCCACCATCAATTTTGACTTTGTGGTGCTGCTCATGGCCGCCGCCCTGCTTTCCTGCGTCGGCCTGGTGGAGAACAGCTTCCTATTCCTGTCGAGCAGCATGCTCATCTCGCCCCTAATGGGACCCATCATAGCGGCCATTTTTGGCTCGGTGATTGGCGATCGCGGCCTGCGTTGGCTAGGCATTAAGAACGAGCTAATTGGCATTGCCATTTCGGTGGTGACGGGCTTCATTTTTGGCGGCGCCATCTGTCTGTGCGGGCTTGGGCGTTTCTTTATGCTATCCACCGGATTTACCGAGGAGATAATTTCACGCTGCGACACCCATTCCTTGGCCATTGGGCTATGCACGGCTCTCGCCTCTGGCGCCGCGGCGGCCATTGGCGTGTTGGGCGGTAATACTGGTTCGCTTGTGGGCGTGGCGATATCTGCATCCCTGCTGCCACCAGCGGTAAATGCCGGCCTGCTGTGGGCCATCGCGCTGTGCACTCGCGTGCTGCACATTGACCAAGAGCTGCTGAAGGGCCTGTCCAAGCATCGGGAGTACTCGCCGCATCTGCACATCGAGCTCTTCGTGTGCGCCACGGTCAGCATGGCGCTTACGCTCCTCAATGTAGTCTGCGTCTGGCTAATGGGCGTGGTGGTGCTGCGCATCAAGGAGGTGGCACCGGCGGTGCAGCGGGATCAGCAATTTTGGCGGCACGATGTGCGGCTGGCACGCGAGGTGGCATTGCGCGATCCGGAGCTGCACAGCGCTATTGATCGGCTCGATCTGGATGAGCGCCGGCAGGTGGATCTGGATGCACCACAATATCAACACACCTGGTCACCAGGCACCGTGCGGCCGCGCCTACGGCCGGAAGCGCGTGCCTGCCAGGGCAAggataacagcagcaactatcACACGGTGCATGGCTTTCAGGACTTTTGCATTACGCTGCACAAGCTCAACTCGGAGCTGCCGCGGCGTCCCTCGCCTGCGCTGCCCAGCTTTCTGGATGTGTTCACGCCCTTGGAGCAGGCGGAACACAGCCCAACTGCAGTTGTAATTGGCACACAGCCGCCGCAGTCACCGGCACTGGCCCAACCGGAGCCACAAATGCTGCCAAGTGGCAGCGGCATCAATAACTATCGCAGTCTGCCTGATCTGCGGCAGGCCAGCTACCTGCCACAGGATGCTCAGCGGCCACTGGAGCTATCCGATCCGGAGCCGCACACCAAGTCGAAGATCTCGCGCTGCGTTCACTGGAGCGTGGAACGCAGACAGCCGCTCTACGAGAACCCGGAGCTCAGCCcgctgcccagcagcagcatggaCGCGCTGCAGCGGGCAGGCCTTAGTCAGGTGCTGGTGCCACTACCGCTCGATCGACGTCTGCGCTTGATGAGCAGTCGCCAGAGTGAGGAGAGCGACGAGTGCGACTACCAGCACGAGTTCAATGTCTAG